In Acidobacteriota bacterium, the genomic window TTTACGCATATTGACCAGGCAGCTTATTTCTGACCCGGAAGCCCGCCAGTTTGGATATTCCGAGCATGCAGTGGCTGAGCGATCACTTGGAACGGTATTGGGCATTGCTGGACAGTTACCGATGATGTCATCTGCCCAGGTGGTGGTCGCCCGTGAATTTGACAAAGTTTCAGATGCTGAAATCGAAGCTCTGAAAAACTATTTGCGGCGGCCAAATCCCTCGACCACCCTGGTGTTTCAAACCACGGACCTTGATAAACGCCGGACACTGTCCACGATTCTGCTCAAAGGTTGTGCGGTTGTCGAATGTAACCGGATTGGCGACCAGGAGGCGATTGCCTGGGCTCAGGCTTTTGCGCGGAAGCAGGGGTATCAGTTTTCGCCACCTGCCGTTGGGCAATTGATTGGGATGACTGGCACCAGCCTGAACATTTTGTCCAAAGAGATTGAAAAATTGATGCTTTATGTGGGCAAAGGTGGGACGATCACTCCGGTTGACATCGAGGCGGTGGTTGTTCGGTCACGGGAGTTTTCAAGTTTTGATTTGACGGATGCGGTACTGGCCGGGGATGCCAAAAAAGCGCTGAAATTATTGCACCGGCTGCTTGGGCAAAGTGAAGAGCCTGTTGCCCTCGTCGGCGTGCTGGCGTGGCTCTACCGCCAGATGTTGATGGCCCACGATATGATGCAAAACAATGTCCCGCGTGAGGAAATTGTGCGGGATTTGCGAATGCCGCCAAGCCGGGTTACCCCATTTTTGACCGCCGTCCGCCGGAAATCCGAAGCCGACATTCGACGAGGCATCATTCGGCTGGCCGAAGTGGACGTGGCGTTGAAAAGCTCACGCGCCACACCCCGTTTACAACTCGAAGTCCTGCTGTGCGACTTATTGGCCCAGTCCTGACAGGTCGGATGGAAAAAAAGGTTTTGGAGCGGAAACAGGTGGAATGGGGAACCAGTGTTCCTGATTGAGTTACCGACCCTTCCACATACAGGAAGGGTGGATCCGGGAGGGGAACCTGTGGATGGCTCCATCACCCTCAACTCAAAACATTTTGGCCGAACACCGGGGTGGTTCGGCGCTCAATGACTAGCTCGCTGACAATTTGTTTACGTGCAACGTCAACCGTGATTTGTAGCGCGCAGCCGCATTTTGGTGAATCACGCCTTTTTGAACTGCTTTGTCAATCGCGGAAATGGTTGGTGGCAGTTGGGCGATGGCTTCATCTTTGGTCTTGACACTGAGCAGGCTACGCAGCTTTTTGATATAAGTGCGAACCCGGGCGCGGTTTTTGCGGTTGACTTCGTTGCGACGTTTGTTTTGACGATCACGTTTAATTGCAGACTCGTGATTTGGCATGAACGACTCCCTGTAAGATCAGTTTTCCTTGAGACAAAAGTTAATAGTGTGTGATTGGGAAAGTGAATGACGCAAACCGCGTAATTTACGGATGAAGGCGGCGGCTGTCAAGGTATTCCGTAAGGTTTTTCAGCCCAATCGGGGTTGGAGTTGGGGAAGTGCCGGGCCGTAGGGATGGTTTGCGCCGTTCCTGGTTCCTGAATAGAGTAACAGCGGGCCTTTATTCCTTCCGGTCAAACATTCGAAATTTTTCAATTTTTTCAGATCGAGGTGTTCCCATGGGTGAATGGATCAAAGTCGCCGAACGACGCCAGGTTCGTGAGGGAAGCTTTTTTGTGGTTGAGGTCAAAGAGAAAAAGATCATTTTATATAATATTGCGGGAGAATATTTTGCTTCGGCCCGGGGGTGTCCGCATATGGGCGCCCCGCTCGATGAAGGCGCCTGTGCTGGTACGGAGGTCATTTGTGTCTGGCATCACTGGTCGTTTGATCTGCGGACCGGAAAATGTACCAGTAACTCCCTGTCACCAGCCGATCTCAAGCTGTACCCGATCAAATTAGAAAGTGGGGCCTTGTGGCTGGAATACTCAGAGGATCCTCCACAACCAGCAATTGAACCGCAAGTGTAAACTACTGAAGATACTTGGCTTGAGGCTGAAAGAGACTGGCTGGATCTGGCTCTCCCCATCGTCGGAACGGTCGGGAATTCCCTCCTCGCCGGAGGAAGGAACTGGTCATGAAACTTAGCGTGGTGGCTATTTTCGCTTCTTGATCTTGAAGACTTCGTTACTTTCGTCCTGGCCGATATTTCCAACTGTATCCGTAGCCACCACCCGAATCATTCCCTTTTTGGTCGTCAGCGATTTCGGAATTTCAAAGATAAAGGAATTGGCCGTGCCCGGTGCATCACCGAGTTTGGTTGGGAAGGTTTGTCCTCCGTCGGTTGAAAGGAAAATTTCATGGCCTCGAATTTCGCTCCTGTCGGAGGAAAGCCAGGTTATCGTGGTGCTGCTTTTGGATTTTAGCTTCTCGTCACCATTGGGATAAATCACTCGGACTGATGGGGGGTCGGTATCAACTCCGGCCATCAAGGTAAAGTCAGCCGGGCTTGAAGCTGTTCCGAAATTGAACCCGGCATCAATGGCTCGAACGGCAATTCGGGCCTGGGTGGTCGGCTCCAGATAATCAGCCGGTGTCCATTGAAATAAAAGTGTAGTGGCCGGCAGCCCGGTGACAATGGTTTCATTAAACGTCGCGCCACTATCGAGCGAAAGCAAAATATCGTGGCTAACAACACCGACATTGTCAGCGGATGTCCATCGGATTTCAAAGGTATCAATCAGGGAAATTTCCTCGCCACCGACCGGAGACTGGAGCGAAATGGTTGGCGCCACAGTATCGGTTACAGGTTGAGCCTGAAAATTCTCAACCAACAGGGCGGCATTGTACGAACCCCACCCGGTTACCCGATCATATCCTGGCTGACAGGTAAATCCTTGCACGGCTCCAAAACTGTTATTGCCCGTTAAGGTATCAAAAAAGACCTGTGCCCCGGCACCGGTCGCCTGGGCATTTCCCAGGCGATAGATTTCAGGATTGATAGTGCCAAGTCCATTGGCTTGTTTGGCTTCGTTGAGAATGGCGCACAGCCCGGCCCAGCAGGGAGTGGAAACACTCGTTCCTCCAACACCGGCCAATGCTCCACGGATGATATAGGCATAGGCCGGGCTTCCGGCGAGTAAGGCGACATCCGGAACTGTGCGAACCGTTGTTTCAGGCACGCCAACCCCGGTTTGGAAAGCTGGTTTGGGAAAAAAGATACTGTCGCCGCCGCCGCTCCCGGTCCATCCGGTTTCACCTCCGTGGCCAGTTGCATTGCTACTGGCATCAAATTGCGGATTGACGTTGGTGCCGCCAACGCCAGTGGCTTGTGGCGGAGAGGCCAGGACATTGACTGACGGCGCGGTTGTCCCATCAATTCGAAGGCAATCAGACACCCCGTTATCACCTGATGAAACCAGAATTGACTGACCTTGCGTGGCAGCCTGGGCAAACAGCAGCTCAATAAATTCAGCGACTTCCAGACCGTTAAACCGCTCACATCCGCCAAAGCTCACGCTGATGACTTTGGCTTCCGGCATATTGTTGGTGATTGCCTGAATTGAGAAGTCAATATCCGGGGCAATCACGCTTTTGACGGTGGCATCAGGGGCTGTGGCACCCGCCCATTGGACATCGAGCACGGCTTCCACTTCTTCGACTCCACCGCGATTGGGACGAGGACCAAAGGGAAACACCTTGATCGGATCCTTTGGTGGTAGATTGAATTGCGAGCGAAAGGCAACCGGGTCGCTGAGGTTAAAATCGCTTCGGGCCGCTACGGCAATCGTAACGCCGCTTCCATCCAATCCTTGATCCAACAGTGGTTTCAGGTTGTAGACGGTGGCGATGTCAGCCGGGGCCATTAAATTTGATGGGCCACGTTGCGAAAAGGTATTTCCGGCCTGAGAGACACCAGATGTAAGGCTGGCTTCAGAGATCATCGGTTGAAACCGGGTAAAGCTGTGCAGGCCACTGATTCCCTTGATAAATGAAAAGGTCGTCGGAACGGATGGCATCCGATTGGCGGCAAATCCAACTTCGTCATCGAGCTGATATTCGTCAAGCTGGACGTCAAAGGCGCGTTCGACAGCTTCCGCCGGGCCTTCAATGGTCATCTGGAGGCGATTTGGCCACTGGTGAGAGACCCTGAGTCCTGTCGAGCGAAGCCATTCCCTCAGTTGTGCATATTCTTGTGGCAGGCGGCCAAATCGGCTGCCAAATTCCTGTGGTGTCAACCATTTATGGTACTGAGGCGAAGCGGGATTTTGCTGAGCCGCCATCAAATCCTGAAGTCCTTTGGGGTCGCGCGATGCCAGAACCACCGTCAGTGGGCCAATATGGCGAAAGGCTGGAACTCGTGCCTGTTTTTTCGCCAGGTCAGCCACCAAGGGAAGTCCCCCGGAAACCTGTCGTTTGGCTGGAACCATTGAGATTTGCGAACCCGGTGACACTGACGAAACCCACACCGGGCCATGTGCGAGAAAGCACGCTACAAGAAAAGGAATCAGGATTTGTTTCATAAATTATTGCCATTCACTATCCGCTTTTTGATTGACTACTCGCTACTCGCTTAGGGAGCGTTAAAAAATAAGTTCCTGGGAGCGCGGGCGTCCTAATTATGTCCAGGTTTTGGTTTTGCACCGCGAAGCGTTGCAGTTCGGATAGCCGGTCGGTTGGCCGCTTTGGGCCTACCACCGGGTCCAAAGGCCACCCCTTGTTGCTCCCCTGCTTCGCCCGCGCCCCGCAGGGGCGCGGGCGAAGCAGGGGAGCAATGGAGAGAACGAACCTGTTCCCGGTGGTAGCTCCCAAAACCTCGCAACCACCGGCTATCTGAACGGCAGCCTTTCAGGATGCTCAATCCAAACTCCTGATTCCCAAAAGAAAACGGGAAGTTGATTTTTTACAGTCCCTTACTTCCTATTTGGGGTCGTACTTGAACCGGAAGCTGGCTGAAGTCAGTTTTCCTTCAGTGAAAGTAATTTCGTTTTCGCCGTCTTTTAAATTTAATTGTTGCTGAGTGGCCTGAACCCGTAAGCGGCCAGTTTCCTGCACATAGCGGGCGAGCAAGGGCGGAACGACCACTTTATTATTGATTCGAAGCTGGCCAGTGAGCGAAAGCTGTTTCCCAAAGACTGAGAGTTTATTTTTCGCGAAGCGGACTTTTTCAATGGATGGTGGTGGCACGCTGGTGTTGGCCAACGTCACCCGGGCTAAAACTGGAAAATCCACTTCCAAATTATTGACCTGAACCCCAACCCCAACCAGGCGGCGACCATCGTCCGGTGAGATCACCGCTTTGCTTGGTTTGCGAATATCAGCCATAAAGAAAAAATCACTTCCATCACGGCTGAGCTGGCTTGAGCCAATTGAAATCAGCTTGATGAGGACAAAAAAGCTGCCTCGATCAATCGTGAGGTCTGGGGTGTCAAACTCATTATAGTTTAGGTAAGACGTGAGCTGGGCCAGGTCAGAAAAATCCTTTGTGATTGTAAAATCACCTTGTTTGACGTTGTTAATCTGAGCATTGGACAAATCCGCGTCAGTATCGGCTGAAAAAACAAACACCCGGACCTGGGCACCGGCGGCAGATGGAGCTGACCTTCCAGCATTATCCTTAACCCAGCTATTCAAAGATGGATACAGAACATGGGTGAGTGTCGCGGGATAAATGTCAGGGGTGATTTGCTCACCGAAGAGAAAAAAGTCAGGGCGGTCTGGCGGCACAATATTAAACACAAATCCAATATTTTGCGGGACAGGTACTGACAACCCCTTTGGCAAAGCTACATAAGAAGCCGTTGGGGACTGGTTGGGCACGATAGATGAGTGCACGGGAGGTTGCCCTGCCGATGGGGAGAGATCCGGAATTGAAAGTGGAACCGGTGAAAACTCTGGACCCACCTTGGGGTAAATGCGCTCAAATTGGGATAAGGGAACTGACTGGACAACTGGGGCTGGGAGTGGCGATTGCTGAATACTTTGCGAGGAGCGAAAGGCCAGGACATTGAGCGAAAGCAGGGAAGTTCCAAGTAGAGCAGCCACGATGACTGCTGACAAACGATGCAATCGTGGTAACAGCATAATTTTGGAGAACCTGAGTTGTGAAAAACTATGTGGTGGGTTAATCCCAATTAAAAAGGAAAAAAGGGAAAGGGGAAAGGGGAAATTGCCAGATGAGGGTTGAAAGATCTGGGGCTGAGGGCGGAAGAAATCGGACTGAAGAAATCGGACTGAAGAAGTTGGGCTGAAGACTTCGGGCTCGGGGCTAAGGGAGCGTTAAAAAATAAGTTCCTGGGGCGCGTTCCGCCACGTCCAGGTTTTGGTTTTGCACCGCGAAGCGTTGCGGTTCGGATAGCCGGTCGGTTGGCCGCTTTGGGCCTACCACCGGATCCACGGGCCGTCTCCTTGTTGCTCCCCGCTTCACCCGCGCCCCGCAGGGGCGCGGGTGAAGCGGGGGGAGCACTGGAGAGGACGAACCTGTTCCCGGTGGTAGCTCCCAAAACCTCGCAACCACCGGCTATCCGAACGGCAGCCTTTCAGGATGCTCAATCCAAATTCCTGATTCCCAAACGAAAACGGGAAGTTGATTTTTTACAGTCCCTAAGGGCTGAAGACTCGCCAGCTCGGGGCGAAAGAAAACGGGTTTCAAACCCTGAGCCCCAAGCTCTCAGCCCTGGTTTTCTCAGCCCTGGTTTTCTCAGCCCGAAGTCTTCAGCCCCAAGCCCTGAGCCTTGTTTTTTATTGATTCGACTTTCTGAAAATGACTTTGAGCGATTGTCGCCACTGCTGGCCAATTCCAATGATTTGAATCGGAACCGCTGGGTCAATCCAGGAAAGGGAATCCTGGGTTGTCGGGTGAAGGTCCAGCATTGGTGCGATTAAGCAAAGCACTGGTGGCAGTGATCGTGAAATGTTGAGCTGTGCAAAAGCCGGGTGACGATGGATATCTCCTCGGTGTAAGTGGTTTTGCACTCGATACCAGTATTCGAGCCCTTGCCACAGGTGTTGGGGATCCGCGCTGGCTTTTAATTCAAGGATGGCAAGTTGACCATTTTCACGTACTCCGAGCAGGTCAACAAACCCACCGTCTGTCAGATTAAAAGCCGCCACCTGTTCGGCAACCGTGTGTGGTTGGAGGGACGAGTCAAGGTGTGAAATTTCACGTTGGACAATGCTTTCCAGCCAGCGTTCGGCCTGCAATCGGTACAGCGGATGTCTATGATCAACTGGTTGTCCAGTGCGATGTTTGCCAAGCAATTGGACCAGATTGGCAAACCGTTTGTGTGAAGCTGAGGTCAACTGGCGCAACGGGTGATGAAGGGCGCTGATTCCAAACCGAAGTTGAGCCGGTGAAACAGGTGTTTCTCGAACCAACCGGGCAAACTCAAGGCCATTCCACCGAATGGAAATCCAGGGGTGTGAGAGTGAATGGCAACTGGTGATAGTGGTCGGAGAAAGATCAACGATACGGTTGAGCTGGTCGCGCTCATCTTCAGTGAGTGGCGGGATGGCTCCGCCGGATGCCTCGAAAAATTGGTTGACCGGTCCAGTAAAGAGTGCTGGTTGATCTGGCGGGAAACTGATCGGGCGAGCCGCAGTGCAGGTGGCATCAAGTTCAAAAAGCTCTAGTTTCAGTCCGCGAATCATGGTGATTTGCCGACAGATATGTTCGATACACACCCGAGGCGCAAAAATCAGTGCTCTGGTGATGGGAACTCCGGTTTTTAACAACTCAGTCGCCATTTCCAAAACGGCGGCAACCACCTGATGTTGTGCTGGTTTGAGTTCGCCGGGGTTGATCCCAATCGCCACCCACTGGTTGGTTTGAGCGGTTATCCAGATCCGGGAAAAATAAACTGAACGCTGACCAGTTGGGGACTGGCGTGCACTGGCCCGATGAATGTGAACTGAAGGGAAAGTTCGCTTGATCAATTTGAGCAGACGGTCATGAAATTCGGTCCGTCGAGGGTGAGCCAGGATTGGAAGACTGTCGGCGGGATCAATCTGAATCAAAAGCAACCCGGTAAGGTGCCCACTGTGTCGTGAAATCTGAATCTCTATCCGGTTGAGAGCCGACGTAAAACTGACCACCTGCCAGCTTTGGGCATAACTTTCACCCCAAAATAAAACAATCAACTTGTGGTACTTCACCTCGCAGGTCACTGTACCAGGCAGTTGTTCAAACTGGTGGATCCGATCCGGGAGCGTGAGTCTCAGGTGTAAGCAATTTCCTTCAGCGGCCTGTGTCAGCCGGAGCAGGTTCAGTTCAAGTTGATATTTGGCCGTTTCAAGATCTGGTTTCAACCCCGTCATTTGCCATTATGACTCCTTCCGAAAAAGTAAAAGGCACAGCCGGTAGGGGGCTGTGCCTGATGGAAGGGCAAATTGTGTTCCAGACCTTACTCACGATTGGTAAACAGGAGCGTACCGTCGTTATTTTGAACCACTCGCGGTGGTGGAGGCGGCAATTCAGCCGGCTGGGCTTTTTTCGAAGCGTTTTTCGTCCCGTAGTGCTTTTTGCTGCCATACTTGGACGTGATATTTTTTACATACGCCTGGGTTTCGCGGATATTGGGCACCTGATTGCCATTGCGTTTCACCCGATTTTCACCCGCGTTGTACCCGGCGAGGGCCAGTTCCACGTTGCCATCAAACATTTCCAGCAGGTCGCGCAGGTACCTGGCGCCACCATCAATGCTCTGTTGAGGGTCAAATGGATCGGTGATGCCATACCGACGGGCGGTGCCATCAATAAACTGCATCAACCCTTTGGCACCAGCCGGAGAAACCGCATATTGGCGGAATCCTGATTCCTGGCGCATGACTTCCGTAATCAACAGTGGATCTACCCCATGTTTTTGACCAGCTTCCAGAATCAACTTATCAAGCTCAGGTTTTCCGGTTGAAATGGTTCGATCACTGCCGACGACCAGAACTTTGGCTTTCCCCGGCACCTGAGTACTGGTAACCACCCACCGGCCATCTTTGTCTTTGATGACGTTCATGATGGTTTTTGGTGGGACTTCCCATTCGGGTTCTTCCTTTTTCACTTCAGTGGCTGGAGTTTCTGATCCTTCGGCTGGTACGGCTGTCTCTGGCGCCGGCGCCGGTTTGGCCGGTGCATCATCAACTCCGAAGTCACGGTTGGTAATCACGACTCGGCGGGGGGGGGTGTCAGCCGCTGGTTCTTCTTGAGCCAGAGCGTTTTGTCCAAAGGTCAGTGACAAAAATCCAATCAGCGTAATTTGAAGCAAGCGGTGCTTACTCATTCGGGTTTGAGTCCTTTCAACAAAATCCAAATTGCATTTAAGTTGAGCAATATCAGTGCCAGACATGAATTAAATCTTGATTTTTTTCGGTGCACTGACAGTGAGGTTACCTGCTCCAGAAAAACCCTGAGACGAAGCCCGAATCTGACACGGACTTGGGATCATGAACGGGATAAGTACAAGAAAGACTGTTTGGGATGATATTTTAGGATTTCTGGATACAGATGATCGAAAGTGTAGGGATTTAGGTTGAAAGTGTCAATATCCGAGACGAATCCTGGCGCAGAGTGACAAGGTGACTCAATGACATTGTGACAGGGTGACAAGGTGACTGAATGACATTGTGACAAAATGACAAGTCCAGCCGAGCATCAAGATTTTGTCATTTGATCATTTTGTCACCTTGTCACCCTGTCAGGTTGTCACCTTGTCACCTGGTCACCCTGTCACCTTGTCATCCCCTCACTTTGTCACCTTGTCACCTGGTCACCCGTCTGAAATCATCAGTCGGTTTAAAATAGAGACCGCCTGCTAAACTGAGCAATCCCAGGAGTAACCATTCAATACTGCGCAGATGGATGATGATTTCAGCCTGGGCCAAAGCTGTTGGATCGGTTGTCCCGGTTATTGGCCAGAAAAGGTTGGCACCAGCAGCCAGCAAACAGGCACTGGCCAGCAATCCAAACAGATGTCGGCGCACAAAAGACTGGGGTTTCAGTAAGCGGTGCAGTTGATACCGCGCCCGTTCATGCTGATGCTGCATCTGGTGACGGAATGCCGCCTGGGCTTTTTCCAATGGGGATGGGGTTAAATCAAGTCCACAGGCTGGGCAAAACCGCATCCCTGGGAGACGTTCCTTGTTACAGCGGCGACAAACCTGGATGTGTGAGGTTGGCGGCAACGAAGTGGTCAGGTTTGGGATGTCCTTGACTGGGAGTTCGCCCTGGAGCGGTGCAGCCGTTCGGGAAACCGTTGTTGGCAGGGCACCGTTGGACGTGCCTGATTGCGAAAGAAAGAAATATTCCAGTGGTTCAGTCGCATTTGGGCGGGAACCGAGCATTGCTGTTGGGAGTTTGGCGTTGGGCTTTCCGCACACGCCACACAAAACCTGATCCGGCTGGAGCACAGCTCCGCACGTAGAACACACCATAAAATTTCCTCACTTGAACAGAAAAA contains:
- the holA gene encoding DNA polymerase III subunit delta is translated as MTPTEFVASVQGGKIEPVYLLMGPETYLQSECLRILTRQLISDPEARQFGYSEHAVAERSLGTVLGIAGQLPMMSSAQVVVAREFDKVSDAEIEALKNYLRRPNPSTTLVFQTTDLDKRRTLSTILLKGCAVVECNRIGDQEAIAWAQAFARKQGYQFSPPAVGQLIGMTGTSLNILSKEIEKLMLYVGKGGTITPVDIEAVVVRSREFSSFDLTDAVLAGDAKKALKLLHRLLGQSEEPVALVGVLAWLYRQMLMAHDMMQNNVPREEIVRDLRMPPSRVTPFLTAVRRKSEADIRRGIIRLAEVDVALKSSRATPRLQLEVLLCDLLAQS
- the rpsT gene encoding 30S ribosomal protein S20; translated protein: MPNHESAIKRDRQNKRRNEVNRKNRARVRTYIKKLRSLLSVKTKDEAIAQLPPTISAIDKAVQKGVIHQNAAARYKSRLTLHVNKLSAS
- a CDS encoding Rieske (2Fe-2S) protein: MGEWIKVAERRQVREGSFFVVEVKEKKIILYNIAGEYFASARGCPHMGAPLDEGACAGTEVICVWHHWSFDLRTGKCTSNSLSPADLKLYPIKLESGALWLEYSEDPPQPAIEPQV
- a CDS encoding S8/S53 family peptidase, with amino-acid sequence MVPAKRQVSGGLPLVADLAKKQARVPAFRHIGPLTVVLASRDPKGLQDLMAAQQNPASPQYHKWLTPQEFGSRFGRLPQEYAQLREWLRSTGLRVSHQWPNRLQMTIEGPAEAVERAFDVQLDEYQLDDEVGFAANRMPSVPTTFSFIKGISGLHSFTRFQPMISEASLTSGVSQAGNTFSQRGPSNLMAPADIATVYNLKPLLDQGLDGSGVTIAVAARSDFNLSDPVAFRSQFNLPPKDPIKVFPFGPRPNRGGVEEVEAVLDVQWAGATAPDATVKSVIAPDIDFSIQAITNNMPEAKVISVSFGGCERFNGLEVAEFIELLFAQAATQGQSILVSSGDNGVSDCLRIDGTTAPSVNVLASPPQATGVGGTNVNPQFDASSNATGHGGETGWTGSGGGDSIFFPKPAFQTGVGVPETTVRTVPDVALLAGSPAYAYIIRGALAGVGGTSVSTPCWAGLCAILNEAKQANGLGTINPEIYRLGNAQATGAGAQVFFDTLTGNNSFGAVQGFTCQPGYDRVTGWGSYNAALLVENFQAQPVTDTVAPTISLQSPVGGEEISLIDTFEIRWTSADNVGVVSHDILLSLDSGATFNETIVTGLPATTLLFQWTPADYLEPTTQARIAVRAIDAGFNFGTASSPADFTLMAGVDTDPPSVRVIYPNGDEKLKSKSSTTITWLSSDRSEIRGHEIFLSTDGGQTFPTKLGDAPGTANSFIFEIPKSLTTKKGMIRVVATDTVGNIGQDESNEVFKIKKRK
- a CDS encoding lytic transglycosylase domain-containing protein encodes the protein MSGTDIAQLKCNLDFVERTQTRMSKHRLLQITLIGFLSLTFGQNALAQEEPAADTPPRRVVITNRDFGVDDAPAKPAPAPETAVPAEGSETPATEVKKEEPEWEVPPKTIMNVIKDKDGRWVVTSTQVPGKAKVLVVGSDRTISTGKPELDKLILEAGQKHGVDPLLITEVMRQESGFRQYAVSPAGAKGLMQFIDGTARRYGITDPFDPQQSIDGGARYLRDLLEMFDGNVELALAGYNAGENRVKRNGNQVPNIRETQAYVKNITSKYGSKKHYGTKNASKKAQPAELPPPPPRVVQNNDGTLLFTNRE